The Mus caroli unplaced genomic scaffold, CAROLI_EIJ_v1.1 scaffold_11296_1, whole genome shotgun sequence genome has a segment encoding these proteins:
- the LOC110288108 gene encoding pregnancy-specific glycoprotein 22-like isoform X2 — protein MEVSSELFSKVCTPWQRVLLTASLFTCWLLSTTAKVTIHSPLQVVEGQNVFLRVDNLPENLLAFAWYRGLTNWRVAIALHLVEYNASMTKPEHSDREILHSNGSLWIQNVTQEDTGYYTFQTISKHGKLVSNTSTFFQVRSSLFTCGRPPFPAKLTIESVPPSVAEGGSVLLLVHNLPEYSQLFFWYKGLTLFNEVEIAEYRIAKNLSDPGPAHSGRETVFSNGSLLLQNVTWKDTGFYTIQTVNGFQEMELAHIYLQVDTPCCDPLDSAQLRIDPVTLHAAEGESVLLQVHNLPEDVQTFSWYKGVDSTPSFTIVEYSKAMKSIFSGYAHSRRETGYINGSLLLQDVTEKDTGFYTLVTIDKYVKVEIVHAQVTVHKLVTQPVMRVTDSTVRVPSSVVFTCFSDNSGISIRWLFNNQSLQLTERMTLSPSKCQLRIHTVRKEDAGEYQCEAFNPVSSKTSLPVSLAVMNE, from the exons ATGGAGGTATCCTCTGAACTTTTCAGCAAAGTGTGTACCCCCTGGCAGAGGGTGCTGCTCACAG CCTCCCTCTTTACCTGCTGGCTTCTGTCCACCACTGCCAAGGTCACTATCCATTCACCGCTCCAAGTGGTTGAAGGACAAAACGTTTTTCTACGAGTTGACAATCTTCCAGAGAATCTTCTAGCTTTTGCCTGGTACAGAGGACTGACAAATTGGAGGGTCGCAATTGCACTGCATTTAGTGGAGTATAATGCAAGTATGACAAAGCCTGAGCACAGTGATAGAGAGATATTGCACAGCAACGGGTCCCTGTGGATCCAAAATGTTACTCAAGAGGACACAGGATATTACACTTTTCAAACCATAAGTAAACATGGAAAACTGGTATCAAATACATCCACATTTTTTCAGGTGCGCT CCTCTCTTTTCACCTGTGGGCGTCCTCCCTTCCCTGCGAAGCTCACTATTGAATCAGTGCCGCCCAGCGTTGCTGAAGGGGGAAGCGTTCTTCTCCTTGTTCACAATCTTCCAGAGTATTCTCAATTATTTTTCTGGTACAAAGGCTTGACTTTGTTTAATGAGGTTGAGATTGCGGAATACAGAATCGCCAAGAATTTAAGTGATCCAGGCCCTGCCCACAGCGGTAGAGAGACAGTGTTCAGCAATGGATCCCTACTGCTCCAGAATGTCACCTGGAAAGACACAGGATTCTACACCATACAAACTGTGAATGGATTTCAGGAAATGGAATTAGCACACATTTACCTTCAGGTGGACA ccCCCTGCTGTGACCCTCTTGACTCTGCCCAACTCAGGATTGATCCAGTGACTCTGCATGCTGCTGAAGGAGAAAGTGTTCTTCTCCAGGTCCATAATCTGCCAGAAGATGTGCAAACCTTTTCCTGGTACAAAGGTGTGGATAGCACTCCATCCTTTACAATTGTAGAATACAGCAAGGCGATGAAGTCCATTTTCAGTGGCTAcgcacacagcagaagagagacagGGTACATTAATGGATCCCTGCTGCTCCAGGAcgtgactgagaaagacactggCTTCTACACACTAGTAACAATAGACAAATATGTGAAAGTTGAAATAGTGCATGCACAAGTCACCGTCCACA AGCTTGTGACACAGCCTGTCATGAGAGTCACAGACAGCACAGTTAGAGTACCGAGCTCAGTTGTCTTCACTTGTTTCTCAGACAACTCTGGGATCTCCATCCGTTGGCTCTTCAACAATCAGAGTCTGCAGCTCACAGAGAGGATGACCCTGTCCCCATCAAAGTGCCAACTCAGGATACATACTGTGAGGAAGGAGGATGCTGGAGAGTATCAATGTGAAGCCTTCAACCCAGTCAGCTCAAAGACCAGTCTCCCAGTCAGCCTGGCAGTGATGAATGAGTGA
- the LOC110288108 gene encoding pregnancy-specific glycoprotein 22-like isoform X1 produces MEVSSELFSKVCTPWQRVLLTASLFTCWLLSTTAKVTIHSPLQVVEGQNVFLRVDNLPENLLAFAWYRGLTNWRVAIALHLVEYNASMTKPEHSDREILHSNGSLWIQNVTQEDTGYYTFQTISKHGKLVSNTSTFFQVRSSLFTCGRPPFPAKLTIESVPPSVAEGGSVLLLVHNLPEYSQLFFWYKGLTLFNEVEIAEYRIAKNLSDPGPAHSGRETVFSNGSLLLQNVTWKDTGFYTIQTVNGFQEMELAHIYLQVDSKLSPCCDPLDSAQLRIDPVTLHAAEGESVLLQVHNLPEDVQTFSWYKGVDSTPSFTIVEYSKAMKSIFSGYAHSRRETGYINGSLLLQDVTEKDTGFYTLVTIDKYVKVEIVHAQVTVHKLVTQPVMRVTDSTVRVPSSVVFTCFSDNSGISIRWLFNNQSLQLTERMTLSPSKCQLRIHTVRKEDAGEYQCEAFNPVSSKTSLPVSLAVMNE; encoded by the exons ATGGAGGTATCCTCTGAACTTTTCAGCAAAGTGTGTACCCCCTGGCAGAGGGTGCTGCTCACAG CCTCCCTCTTTACCTGCTGGCTTCTGTCCACCACTGCCAAGGTCACTATCCATTCACCGCTCCAAGTGGTTGAAGGACAAAACGTTTTTCTACGAGTTGACAATCTTCCAGAGAATCTTCTAGCTTTTGCCTGGTACAGAGGACTGACAAATTGGAGGGTCGCAATTGCACTGCATTTAGTGGAGTATAATGCAAGTATGACAAAGCCTGAGCACAGTGATAGAGAGATATTGCACAGCAACGGGTCCCTGTGGATCCAAAATGTTACTCAAGAGGACACAGGATATTACACTTTTCAAACCATAAGTAAACATGGAAAACTGGTATCAAATACATCCACATTTTTTCAGGTGCGCT CCTCTCTTTTCACCTGTGGGCGTCCTCCCTTCCCTGCGAAGCTCACTATTGAATCAGTGCCGCCCAGCGTTGCTGAAGGGGGAAGCGTTCTTCTCCTTGTTCACAATCTTCCAGAGTATTCTCAATTATTTTTCTGGTACAAAGGCTTGACTTTGTTTAATGAGGTTGAGATTGCGGAATACAGAATCGCCAAGAATTTAAGTGATCCAGGCCCTGCCCACAGCGGTAGAGAGACAGTGTTCAGCAATGGATCCCTACTGCTCCAGAATGTCACCTGGAAAGACACAGGATTCTACACCATACAAACTGTGAATGGATTTCAGGAAATGGAATTAGCACACATTTACCTTCAGGTGGACAGTAA ACTCT ccCCCTGCTGTGACCCTCTTGACTCTGCCCAACTCAGGATTGATCCAGTGACTCTGCATGCTGCTGAAGGAGAAAGTGTTCTTCTCCAGGTCCATAATCTGCCAGAAGATGTGCAAACCTTTTCCTGGTACAAAGGTGTGGATAGCACTCCATCCTTTACAATTGTAGAATACAGCAAGGCGATGAAGTCCATTTTCAGTGGCTAcgcacacagcagaagagagacagGGTACATTAATGGATCCCTGCTGCTCCAGGAcgtgactgagaaagacactggCTTCTACACACTAGTAACAATAGACAAATATGTGAAAGTTGAAATAGTGCATGCACAAGTCACCGTCCACA AGCTTGTGACACAGCCTGTCATGAGAGTCACAGACAGCACAGTTAGAGTACCGAGCTCAGTTGTCTTCACTTGTTTCTCAGACAACTCTGGGATCTCCATCCGTTGGCTCTTCAACAATCAGAGTCTGCAGCTCACAGAGAGGATGACCCTGTCCCCATCAAAGTGCCAACTCAGGATACATACTGTGAGGAAGGAGGATGCTGGAGAGTATCAATGTGAAGCCTTCAACCCAGTCAGCTCAAAGACCAGTCTCCCAGTCAGCCTGGCAGTGATGAATGAGTGA